A region of the Streptomyces durocortorensis genome:
CGTTCGCCCGACCGTCCGCGGTGTCGCGATGAACCCGGTTGACCACCCGCACGGTGGTGGTGAAGGCAAGACCTCCGGTGGTCGCCACCCGGTCTCGCCGTGGGGTCAGAAGGAGGGTCGTACTCGTTCTCCCAAGAAGGCGAGCAACAAGTACATCGTCCGCCGCCGCAAGACGAACAAGAAGCGCTAGGAGCGGGTTTAGATGCCGCGCAGTCTCAAGAAGGGGCCCTTCGTCGACGGCCACCTCATCAAGAAGGTGGACGTACAGAACGAGGCAGGCACCAAGAACGTCATCAAGACCTGGTCCCGTCGCTCGATGATCGTCCCGGCCATGCTGGGTCACACCATCGCGGTGCACAACGGCAAGATCCACGTCCCGGTGTTCGTCACCGAGTCGATGGTCG
Encoded here:
- the rpsS gene encoding 30S ribosomal protein S19, translating into MPRSLKKGPFVDGHLIKKVDVQNEAGTKNVIKTWSRRSMIVPAMLGHTIAVHNGKIHVPVFVTESMVGHKLGEFSPTRTFRGHVKDDRKSKRR